The nucleotide window CCCGCGGATCGATCTTCTTGAACTCCATCGCCATGCTCCGAATGTAACAAGCCGGTCCTCTGCGAGGCAAGACCTCGGGGCAGTGTTGAGTCCTGGGTGCTGAGTGCTCAGTACTGGGTAGGGAGCATCTTTCACACCTCTGCAATCGCCGCTCAGCACTCAGGACTCAGCACTGTTCTCCCGCAGCCCTTCTCCCGGTTTGATCCGGAGCCACAGAGCCGCGCCGGTGAAGGCGACGACGCCGGCGGCGGCGAGCGACAGGGGCCAGCCCCAATAGCTGGCGATCCAGGGTGTGAGGACCGGCGAGATCGCGCCGCCGACGTTCGCGCCGGTGTTCATGAGGCCGGACAGCGCGCCGGCGTGGGTCTTGGACAGGTCGGTCGTGGAAGCCCAGTAGGCCCCGACGCTGAAATAGAGGCAGCCGGCTCCGGCGGACAGACAGGCGATCGCGAGCAACGGGGAGCCGGCGAAACCTCCGGCGATGATTGCGCATCCGGCCGCCGTCATGCCGCTGATTCCCGCAATCGCCCGTCCGGCTGTGACGCCGTAACGCGAGGCCAGCCGGTCGGTGATCCAGCCGCCCACCGGACAGCCGACCAGCATGGCGACAAACGGCGCAGCGCCGTAGAGACCGCCGCGCAACACGTCGAATCCCCGCACGTTCACCAGGTACAGGTAGAACCAGGACAGATATAGATAGGCGACATAGCCAAGGCACGTGTAGCTGAGCACCAGCCACCAGACCGTGGGCGTGTGGGCCAACCGACGCCAGGGCACTGGATCGCAGGACTCCGGCTTCGAACGCGGCGACGTCGGTCTCGTCGCCCCGTTCGGCACGCCGTTCGCAACCCAAGGATGCTCCTCCGGCCGGTTGCGAGCCAGCGTCCACCAAAGCAAGGCCATGGCCAGGCCGACTGCGGCAGAGAGGTAGAAGACGATCTGCCAGCCCCAATTCACCATTACCCAGGCGGCGATGGGCGGGGTGACGGCGGAACCCAGCCCGATCCCACCGATGGCGATGCCGATCCCGACGCCTCGCGCGTCGGCCGGCATCCAGTTGGCGACGGCGCGGTTAAAGCAGGGCAGGGCCACGGCCTCGCCGACGCCCAGCATGAACCGCACGGCGATGAGCGCGCCGAGGATCCCGGTGACCTCGGCCAAGGCCGAGGTCGCCGCCACCGCGGTGAAGGCCGAGCAGACCGACCACCACAGAAGGGCGCCGGTCAGGACGACTCTTGCGCCCCACCGGTCCGCGAGCCATCCGCCCGGAAGCTGAAAGAGTGCATAGCCGGCTACGAAGGCGGAAAAGACCCAGCCCATCTCCTGATCGGTCAGCCCGAACGCGGGCATCATGTGGCGGGCCGTGACGGAGATGTTCACGCGATCGATGTACGTCACCACGCTGGTGAGAAACAGCAATCCCAGAATAAGCCAGCGGATCGGCGTCGATGTGGGGGAGTATCCGTTCACGTGAGCGGTCCGTCCGCCGGGACGGGCGGGCATCGGATTATACCGGTCGACCGATGACGGCACCAGCGAAATTCTCGGAACGACGACGAAAATTCTCAATTCCGACGCGGACTTGGTAGATTTCTTATCCGGCCTCCGGTAAGATGATTCCAACGTCGCATGGGTCGTGCGCAGCCTGCCGCGACGCGGGCGGAGACGAATCCAGCCGACGAACCCCTGCCGGATTTCTGGAGAAATTGAGTGTCCCGCACACGCGTGGTGGTCGCCGTCATTGCTCTGGTCGTCGTGGGCGGCATCACCTTTCTGCTTCTGTCTCCCCAGCTCACCGGCGCCGATTACCTCAAGGATTTCTTCCTGCGGCAGCTCGAGCAAAACCTCGGACGGAAGATCGACGTGCACCGCATCAAGTTCACCGTCTTTCCGAGAATCCGGCTGGAGCTCTCGCAGGTTGTCATTCACGAACGCAATTCCGATCAGGTCTTTCTGTCCGCCAAGAAACTCGATCTCGTGCTGCGGCTCGTGCCGCTGCTTCGCAAGCAGATCGTGGGAAAACGGCTGACGATCGAAGAGCCCACCCTGACGCTCCGGCGGAACGCCGCCGGCCACTGGAACGTGCTCGATCGCGCCAATCCCATTCCGACGAGCGACGACGAAGCGCTCGAGCTGATGACCCGCATGTTCCGCATAAAGGAGGCCACGGTGATCGACGGCACGGTCATCGTGATCGACGAGGCCAGGCCCGATGGCGTCCGCACGGTGAAGTTGGAGTCCGTCGAGGCCGCGCTGGTCATTCATCTGGAGCGCAACCAGGCCGATGTGCACATCTCGGCCGACCACATCCGCGATCGGGAACGGTCATCCTTGTCGATGGCGGGCGCCGTCCGGAGGGCCGATCAACAGTCGATCGAGATGAGCGAAACGACGAGGCCTCCGCTTCTGTTTCAATTCGAGGGTACGGTGGAGGCGGTGGGGCTGAGCCTGCGCGGACTGGCGGATTTTTTCGGGCCGCGCCCGGTCCCGCCCAACGTGCAGGGTGCCGTCACCGTGCGGAGCAGCATGCGCCTCATTCCCGGTGTGGCGGGCTACGATGTCGTCATGTCGGATCTGACGGCCAATCTGGATCCGCTGGCCGCGAAGGGTCGCGCGAGCCTGTCGGGTCTATTGACGACGCAGCCGACCTTCTCGCTTACCTTTTCGGCGCCGCCGGTGCAGTTGAGCGACTTACTGAAACGCATTCCACCCGAATGGTTTCATCCCCAATTGCCCGCCGTAATCGAAGACCGTCGCATCAACGGCAAGGTGGAGGTCGTCTCGGCGACCGTGACCGGGTCGTACGGAGAAGGACCGCAGTTGTCCGTGACGGGAGAATTCCGCATCCGTGAGGGAGAAGCGCTCATCGGCGACAGCCATGTCCCGTCCAAGGATCTCTCGGCGGTCGTCCTGGTCGAAGCGGGCCGGATGCGTGTGACGAACTTGGGGGGGCGGTACGGAACGATCCAGATGACCGACAGCAAGGGGCTGATCTCGTTTCTGGAAGCAGGTCCTTGGATGGAAATGGAAATCTTGGGTACGATGGCGGCATCGGACCTGTTGCAATTTCTCTCGAAAACCGTCGAGTCGGAGCAGCTGTCGAAGGTGCTGGGGGAAGCCCGGGACGTGGAGGGGGTGGCCAAGCCCACGTTCCGGCTGGTCGGGCCGTTGACACAGCCGGGAGGCGTCACGTTCGCGGGTGGCGAAATCACGGCGCAACAGGTGAGCCTGAGCCATCCGTCGCTCCCGGAGCGGATGACGGACATCCAAGGGCGTTTCGTTCTGGCCGAAGGGGAGACGCAGTTCGATCAGGTCAGCGGCCATTTGGGCGACTTGACCGTGCAGGTCCAGGGCGGCATCACGGGCGGCGGCACCAGCTCGTTCCGTGACCTGCTCGTGCGGGTAACCGGCGACTCCTTGCACCTGACGCAGGTGCTGCCGATGAAACACATTCCCAAGGGAATGGTCCAGGGTCTGACCAGCGTCGCGGTCGCGCTCAGAGGTCTGACCTCCGTGCCCGAGATGCGGGGCGAGATCGTGCTGACGGAATCGAAGGTGATCTGGCCGGAAGTGTTGGAGAAGCCTGTCGGCGCGCCGGCCACCATCAATTTCGAAGGGCATGTGGCGCCGAAGGGAGGGCTGACCCTCACGCACATCGAGGCGGACGTGCCGCCGCTGCGTCTGCCGGTAAAGGGGAATATCCGGCTCGGCGAGCGCGTGTCGATCGATGCGTCCCTGGCGACCGGCACCGTATCGCTCTCCACGGTGCCCGAATGGATTACCAAGGGGGGATTCGAGGCGGGCAACGTTGAAGTGTCGCTCGACGTCAAGGGCAAAGGCGCCGACTGGCGAATGTGGAAAACCAACGGCTGGCTGGCCCTGAGCAACGGGCTGGTCAACGTCAGGGGTGCCGATGGCCCCATCCAGGACCTGTACGTGCGCCTGCAGTTCAATCGCGACGCGGCCGAGCTCAAGCGCCTGTCCTTCCGGCTCCTCGACAGCGACCTGGTGATGGAAGCGATGATCCGAAATTGGGCGACGAAGCCGGCCATCTCGGGGAAGATGGAATCCAACCAGATGGATCTGGATCTGCTGATTCCTAAGGGCGAGCGGTCGCCCATGCGGGAATTCTTGGAGACCCTGGCGGCGACGAGCCGGGTCGCCATGACGGCCTCCATCACACGCGGGCACTACAAGCACCTGAAGTTCGGCGGCCTCTCGGCCCGCATCACGATCCAGGACGGCGTCCTCGACGTAGATCGGATCTCCGGTCAGTCGACCGACGGTGAAGTCGCCGGCCGGATCGCCGTGCAGTTGCCGCGCCACGAGCCCGCGGAGGCGGAAATCTCCGTGCGGGCCACCGGCGTGCCGGTCAGCGACATCCTGCGGCTCGTGGGGAAGAACGAGGGTGGAGTGACCGGAGAGATCCGCATCACCGGAACGATCCGCGGCCACGGCCGGAACCCTCACGGGGTCTATCCCACGCTGAACGGGAAGGCCGACATCCTAATCGAGAACGGCCACATCTTCAAATCGAAGGAGCGGGTGACCTGGAAGATCATCAGCATTCTGAACCTGCCGGCCGTGCTTCAGGGCAAGGTGGATCTGGAAAAGGAAGGCCTGCCGTACAACAAGATCACCGCGACCGTGACGGTACGCAACGGCCTGTTCGAAACGGAGAACATGATCATCGACAGTCCGATCGTGAAGATCACCGCAGCCGGCAACTACGATCTTCCGACCGACCAGGGCGACATGGTCTGGGCCGTGAGCCCGTTCGGGTCGTACTCGCAGTTCCTCAAGACCATTCCCTTGTTCGGGCGCCTGTTTGCCGGCGACCGCAAGGGCGTGGCGACGGCGATGTTCTCCGTCAAGGGCAGCATCGAAGATCCGGAGGTGACCTACATGCCGATGAAGTCCTTCGCCACCGGACTGACGGGATTGGGGCAGCTCGCCGTCGATGTCTTGAAGAACACGGTGATGTTGCCGATTGATCTCATGACGCCCGATGAGGACAAGGCGTCGCCCAAGGACGTCCCGGCCCCGTCGTCGCCTTGACCGGTCTCTGACCCCGTGCTAAGGTCCAGCGGGTAGCCAAGCCATGTCTCGATCCGCTTCGCAATCACACAAAGCCGTCCTGTTCATCGCCGCCAGCGAGACGGACGCCAATCTCTACTACGCGACCAAATTCATCGCGCCGGATCCCTTCATCTATCTGGAGATCAAGGGAGAGCGCCTCCTCGTCATGAACGATCTGGAGATGGATCGGGCGAAAAGCCAGGCCTCGGTCGATCGCGTGCTGTCCTATTCCGAGATCGAGAAACGCGCGCGCGATCAGGGGGTCGCGTCCCCAGGCAGCGTGGACATCGTCCACGTCGTGTTGCGCGACGCCAAGATCAAACAGGTGCTCGTGCCGGGCAATTTTCCCTTCCGCCACGCGAGCCGCCTGCAGGAATTGGGGTATCAAGTCCATGCGAAGCCGGACCCGTTCTACGAGCAGCGCGTCGTGAAGACCGCCGAAGAAGTTCGGCACATCGAGAGCGCCCAGCGCGCGACGGAAGCGGCTGTCGCCGCGGCCCACACCGTGCTTCGCCGGGCGACAATCGTGAGGGCCGAATTGTGGCTCGACGACGCCCCGTTGACCTCCGAGCGAATCAAGAAACTGATCAACGTGAAGCTAATGGAGGCCGACTGCGTCGCCCAGCACACGATCGTGGCCGGGGGCGAGCAGGCCTGCGATCCCCACAACGAAGGCAGCGGACCATTGCCGGCGTACCGCAGCATCATCTTCGACGTGTTTCCGCGCTCCGCGACGACGCGCTACTTCGCCGACATGTCTCGCACGGTCGTCCGAGGCACGGCCAGTCCCGAGCTCGTCCGACTGTATCAGACCGTGAAGGATGCGCAGGAAGAGGCCATTACCAAGATCAAAGACGGCGCCGACGGCATGAAAATCCACCGCGGCATCTGCGACCGATTCGAAAAAGCCGGCTACAAGACCGGCCTGGTCAACGGCCGTATGCAGGGCTACTTCCACGGGACCGGCCATGGCGTCGGACTCGACATCCACGAAGCCCCGCGCATCAGCCGCACCGGATCGCTGTTACAGGAAGGCCACGTCGTGACGGTCGAGCCGGGGCTTTACTATCCGGGCTTGGGTGCCGTCCGCATCGAGGACATGGTGCTGGTTACGAGCGATGGGTGTCGGAATCTGACGGACTTTCCGAAGATCTTCGAATTGGGTTAGTTCCGATTCGTCTGGCTCATCGCTAGTCGCATCCCTTCCAAGGCCTACCCAAGCATGACCTTCTCCTTTCGCTTCCTTGACGATGTGGCGCTGGCTGATATGGCCTTCGAAGCCGACGGCGACTCAGTTGAAGCGCTGTTTGCCGGCGCCACACGGGCCTTGCTCACGACGTTGGCTGATCCGGCCACGGTCGGTTCGTCGTGGGAGCGGGCAATCGAACGTCGGGACGCAGACTTGCCGCAATTGCTGTTTGACTGGCTCTCCGACATCGTCTATTGGAAGGATGCGGCAGGCGTCGTCTTCCACGATGCACCGCTGGCCCTCGCCAGGGAAGAAGAGCAATGGGTGCTGAAGGCGCGGCTGATCGGCGCGCCGGTTGATCGAGAGACACAGGAGCTCCACAACGATGTGAAGGGAGTGACCAAGCATCTCTATGCGTTGCGTCAGGTGCACGGCCACTGGACAGTACGGGTGGTATTGGATGTGTGACAGGAAAGGTTAGGGCTAAGGTTGAGGTTGAGAAGCGTACGGATTGAAGACGTATGAAACTGCATACGGACATGCGGGTGAATCGTGTCACGGATGAAATCTGGGAGGTTCCTGTCTCGGAAAAATCTGGCATGCTCGTGCCCGCGCGCCTCTACGCGACCGAGGCGGTGCTCCGCTCCATGGACTCGGGAGTGTTCGATCAGGTGACGAATGTCGCCTGCCTGCCCGGCATCCAACGCTATGCCCTCTGCATGCCCGACGGCCATTGGGGCTATGGTTTTCCGATCGGCGGCGTGGCGGCTTTCGATGTGAGCCACGGGGTCATTTCGCCCGGCGGGATCGGATTCGATATCAACTGCGGCATGCGGCTGATCCGCACTGATTTGACCTTGGACGACGTGCAGCCGCGGTTGGAACGACTCATGACCGAATTGTTCCGGCGCGTGCCGGCCGGCGTGGGAGCTGCGGGATTTGTCCGATTGAATCGCCGATCGTTCGAAGAGGTCATGACCGACGGCGCGCGCTGGTGCATCGAGCAAGGATATGGCTGGCACCAGGATCTCACGAAGATCGAAGAGCGGGGCTGTATTGGCGGCGCCGATCCCTCGAAGGTGACCGATCATGCTGTGGGTAGAGGTATCAATCAGCTCGGCACGTTGGGATCGGGCAATCACTATCTGGAAGTCCAGGTGGTGTCGAACGATCGGGTGTTCGATCCGGACGCCGCTGCCGCACTGGGCATCACCGGCCACGATCAGATCGTGGTAATGGTGCATTGCGGGTCGCGAGGCTTCGGCCATCAAGTGGCGAGCGACTACCTCAAGGTGTTCGAGAAGGCCATGCGACGCTACGGCATCTCGGTGAAGGATCAGCAACTGGCCTGTGCGCCGTTCAGCTCGAACGAGGGCCAGGACTACTTCGCGGCGATGAACTGCGCCGCCAATACCGCGTTCGCGAATCGGCAGGTCATCACCCATCAGATCCGCGAGGCCTTTGCCGCCGTCTTCGGTCAATCTGCGGAAGAGTTGGGCATGGAGCTGGTCTATGACGTCGCGCACAACATCGCCAAGGTCGAACGGTACGTCGAAGGCGAGCTGCTGGTGCATCGCAAGGGATCGACGAGAGCCTTCGGGCCAGGACATCCGGAGTTGCCCGAGGCGTTTCGGCAGATCGGCCAGCCAGTTATTTGCGGCGGATCGATGGAAACCGGCTCTTATCTGCTGGTCGGAACCGATCGGGCCGTGCAGGAGACCTTCGGCTCCACGATGCACGGATCGGGGCGAACGATGTCGCGCGCGCAGGCCAAGAAGTCGGTCCGAGGCGAGCAACTCCAACAACAGATGAAACAACGCGGCATCGTGGTGAAGGCCGTGTCGATGTCGGGGCTCGCAGAAGAAGCGGGCTTCGCCTACAAGAATATCTCCGAGGTGGTCGAGACGGTCGATCGAGCGGGAATCACAAAAAAAGTGGCGGAACTCAGGCCGATTGGCAATATTAAGGGATAGCAGAACGCTGAAAAAGACTTCCAGCTTCGTTCTCGCATCGCTCAAACCCTCAACGTACCATCAGACGTACGCTTCGGGTTTCGCTCGCTACGGCCTTGCCGGACAGTCTTTTGAGCGTCCTGCGCGTGACGTGGGCAGCCGAACATTGAGAGGTCCTGAGATGGAGCAACGGCACAGCCAGCGGTTTCCGGTTCGGTTCCGCAGTTCGTTCACCTCGCTGAACATCGTGGGGGGAGACGGCGCGTTGATCGATCTGTCGCTGCGTGGATGCCGGATCGACAGTGCGGTTGAAGTGCGGCCCGGCACGTCGCTGGAACTGCGCATCCAGGCGGCAGATGAGGAGCCGCCGTTGAAGGTCCAGGAGGCGGTCGTCCGCTGGAGCCGTCCGCGTCAGTTCGGTCTGGAATTCGTGACCCTCGGTCCGGAAGAATGGGCCCGCCTGCAGCACACCGTCACCCAACTCGAACGTCATCCCTACCAGCGAGCTGCTTCGGACGAAGACTCTCAAGCGGCTTGACCCACCATCGTTCTATCCCAACGGGCCTGCGCCGCTAAGTTTTCAGCCGGTGGCCGTACAACAGCGTGATGTTGATGCGGCGGCTGAGGTAGTCGTCTTTGAAGGCGATGTGGTCGCTTTCATGGAAGAGATCGGAGTTGAAGATCACGGCGCGGTTCGCGCGGTAGGGAATCTTGATCGTCTCGGCGCCCACCTCCTTGAGCCAGGCCAGAATCTTCGGCTTGTTCCGGTCGCTGTTGTAGTCCTTGAAGTTCCAGTCCTTGGGCGCTTCCTTGTCGTAGACGACCAGGCCTCCGGCGGAGGGGTCGCGGTTCGCCTCGTCCGGCGTAATCCAAAAATTCACGTTGACCGCCGCGGCGTCGGCATGGATGTTCAGCCCTCGACGCGCGCTGTCCTGCTTGAAGGCCCAAGCCTGCGTCAGCCGGTGGTGGGTGAAGATGCGGGGAAACTTCAGGCGCAGCTCTTCGGCGATCTGCAGGAGAAGCGGGGAGGCGAAGCCGTCGCCCAGGAACGCTCCGCAATAGCCGTTTTCGTAATCCTTCTTCCAGATCGTCGCGTCCAGACAGAAGCGGCGCAGCGCCTCCAGCGCGGCGTCGTTCACGAGCCCGTCGACGAACGTGACTTCAGGATGCTTGCCGAGATAGCGGGACTCGACGGCCGCGACGTCGAGCGCGCGGTTGAGGGCGCCGCCTTCGATGCGCCGGGGAGGCTCGCTGTAGAGTATGCGATTGAACGCCGGCGCGACCGAGGCGAGCGCGTCCGTGGTGATGGTCACGCGATTACCGGCGGTCGTGTCGTCGTCCAACAGCCGCTGCAGCCGGATCAGCGAATCGAGCTGGGCGCGATACTCCTCGCCGAGCAGTCGGCGATCGAGGAGATGGTGTGTCTGCTCGACTTCGTGTTTGATCCGGGAGCGATAGGTGGCCTGTTCAGTCGGCGCCTGGCCATGGTCGTGTCGCGCTTTGGCGATTTGCGAGAAGCAGGATACCGCTTTGTCGTCGTTGCCTACCCAAATGGAGGCGATGCCTAGATTATAGAGCGCCTTCTGGTAGCCGGGCATCAACGACAGTGCCTGCTGAAAGGACGCGATGGCTTCATGCAGCGTGCCGGCTTCCATCAAGGCCAGGCCCAAGTTGTTCAGCGCTTCCACATGCTGAGGCTTCGCCTCCAACGCGCGGCGGAACGAGCCGATCGCCTCATCGACCGCGCCCTGTTCCTGGAGGGCGACGCCCAGGTTGTTGTGCAGTTCCGGATGTGTCGAATTGATCGCCAAGGCCCGTCGGTAGACGTTGACGGAGTCATCGAGGCGGCCCTGGTCTCGGAGCGCGTTGCCGAGGTTCATCAGCGCTTCCAGGTGACGCGGGTTGAGGGACACTGCTTTCTCATAGGCCGTGACGGCGTGCGGCAGTCTGCCGGCTTTCTGGGCGACCACGCCGAGGTTGAACCAGTAGAGGGGCGAGGCAGGCTGCTGTTCGACCGCGGCGGTCAACTGCTCGAGGGCCTCGTCCAGCCGGTTCATCCGGTAGGACAACAGTCCGAGCAGGTGCAACGCGTCCGGATGGCGGGGCGCGATGGCGAGCGCCTGACGGTAGGCCTGTTCGGCCTCCGCCAATCGGCCGGCCTGGTGGTGTGCCTTCCCTTGGTTCAGCCAAGGCGTCACATCTTGAGTGCCTCTCCGCGCATCCAGCCGTCGTCGTTCCGCTCGATTCATGGTAGATCTGTTCACACTAACTGAAACCGGAGGGGCCGGTCAAAGCCGCTTGATATAGATGGGGCTGATTTCCAACACGTCACGGGCTATACTCCTCTCGCCACGCCCATGAATGCCGAAGGCGGAACACCGCTTGTCCACCGGAAGGAGTCTCTCGCATGAAGGTCATCAATCTCTCTGACTTTCAACAGTTTAGCCATGAGAAGATGAAGAAGAACAATATCTTTCAAACGTCGCGGTTTTTCTGCGATGTCTACTGTTTTGAGCCAGGACAGGAGCAGAAGGGGCATGTGCACGGTGAGCAGGACAAGGTCTATCTGGTACTCGAAGGCCAGGGGACGTTTCAGGTGGGAGGGGAGCAGCAGGTCCTGCGCGCCGGCCAAGGAACGATGGCGCCGGCAGGGGAGGAACACGGGGTAAAGAATGATAGCGGACAGCGGCTCAAAGTATTGGTCTTTGTCGCGCCGAATCCCTGAGGGCCGTACGTTTGGACGTCGGCGCTTATCTGTCCTTCTCGATTTTCTTCAACCGGCGGTCGAGCGCAAACCGGGTCAGGCCGAGCTGTTTGGCCGCCAGGCTCTTGTTGTAGTCGGCCAGCCGCAGCGTTTCCTCGATCACCGACTCTTCGATCTCGGCCAGCGTCTGCTTGCCGACCTCCATTTCGACCCGGATAAGATGCCCGTCTCCGCGCGCGACCGTCGTCGTGGTCTGTTTGGCCTGGTCGTGGAGCTCGCGTGGCAGATAGCTGGCGGTGAGCGTTCGCCCTTGGCAAAAGATCATCGCCCGCTCGATGATGTTCTGGAGTTCCCGGATATTGCCCGGATACGAATACCGTTCCAGCAGCGCCCGCGCTTCAGGGTCGATGTCGGCGACGTCCTTCCCGAACTCCTTGCCGTAGTGCAGCAGCGCCCTCATGCAGAGAGGCAGAATGTCCTCCACGCGCTGACGGAGCGGCGGCAGTTCGAGCGCCACAACGTTGAGCCGGAAGTACAGATCCTCGCGAAAGTTGCCGGCGGCGATCTCCTTCTTGAGATCCCGGTTGGTCGCGGCGATAAGCCGGAAGTCCACCGCGATGTCGTCCGTCCCCCCGAGGCGGCGGAATGTCCGCTCCTGCAGCACCCTCAGAAGTTTGGCCTGCATACCGAGGTCCAAATCCCCGATCTCGTCAAGGAACAGCGTGCCGCCTTCCGCCCGGTCCAGCAAGCCGAGCTTGCGCTGATTCGCGCCGGTAAATGCCCCGCGCTCGTACCCAAACAGTTCGCTCTCGAACAGCTCTCTGGGAATGGCCGTGCAATTGACGCCGATGAAGGGACTGGTCGCCCGGCCGCCGTTATGGTGGAGGACGCGCGCGACGAATTCCTTGCCTGTACCGGTTTCGCCGAGCATGAGCACGGTGCTTTTCGGGTTGTGGGCGATTTCCCGAATCTGCGCCAGGAGGACCTGCATGGCGGTGCTGTCGGCGATCAGCTGGGTTAGGGCATATTGGTCCATATCCTGCTCGGACTGGAAGCTCATGCGACGGCGGAGCGCCAGCAGTTCGAGCGCGCGGTCCAAAACTTGTTCCACCCCTTCGAGATCCACGGTTTTGATGACGAAATCGTAGGCGCCGAGCTTCATCGCTTCGACGGCGTCCTGGACGGTCCCGTAGGCGGTGAGCATGATCACGAGCGCGAACGGCGCCTTCAGCCGGCAGATCTTGAGCGCATCCAACCCGGAGAGCCCCGGCATCTTCACGTCGAGCAGCAGCAGATCCGGCACTTCGTGATCCAGCGCCTGCACGAGGTCTTCGCCCGAGGCGAACGCCGTGACCCGATGGTTGCGCCTGGTGATGCGTTTCGCGAGAGCCGAGCGGATCGCAGGCTCGTCGTCGGTGACAAAGATGGTCGCGTTCATAAG belongs to Nitrospira sp. and includes:
- a CDS encoding sigma-54 dependent transcriptional regulator — protein: MNATIFVTDDEPAIRSALAKRITRRNHRVTAFASGEDLVQALDHEVPDLLLLDVKMPGLSGLDALKICRLKAPFALVIMLTAYGTVQDAVEAMKLGAYDFVIKTVDLEGVEQVLDRALELLALRRRMSFQSEQDMDQYALTQLIADSTAMQVLLAQIREIAHNPKSTVLMLGETGTGKEFVARVLHHNGGRATSPFIGVNCTAIPRELFESELFGYERGAFTGANQRKLGLLDRAEGGTLFLDEIGDLDLGMQAKLLRVLQERTFRRLGGTDDIAVDFRLIAATNRDLKKEIAAGNFREDLYFRLNVVALELPPLRQRVEDILPLCMRALLHYGKEFGKDVADIDPEARALLERYSYPGNIRELQNIIERAMIFCQGRTLTASYLPRELHDQAKQTTTTVARGDGHLIRVEMEVGKQTLAEIEESVIEETLRLADYNKSLAAKQLGLTRFALDRRLKKIEKDR
- a CDS encoding cupin domain-containing protein encodes the protein MKVINLSDFQQFSHEKMKKNNIFQTSRFFCDVYCFEPGQEQKGHVHGEQDKVYLVLEGQGTFQVGGEQQVLRAGQGTMAPAGEEHGVKNDSGQRLKVLVFVAPNP